From the Lathyrus oleraceus cultivar Zhongwan6 chromosome 4, CAAS_Psat_ZW6_1.0, whole genome shotgun sequence genome, one window contains:
- the LOC127138282 gene encoding sister chromatid cohesion protein PDS5 homolog A isoform X2 — MAEKGYLQLKELGSKLDTVPSSKDALIKLLKQATTCLAELDQSPLTTTRDSMNPFFNAIVKPALLNHQDKDVRLLVATCISEITRITAPEAPYNDEILKDTFRLTVSTFSGLSDTSGLSFGRRVVILETLAKYRSCVVMLDLECDDLVYEIFSTFVAVARDDHPESVLSSMQTIMVVLLEESEDVREDLLSILLSTLGRGNKDVTMAARRLAMNVIQQCMGRLEPSIKQLLLSLMSGDSKLVNNQIEYHGIIYDLYCCAPQILFGVLPYVTGELLTNQLETRLKAMNLVGDMISIPGTSIPEAFQPIFSEFLKRLSDRVVEVRMSALEHVKNCLLLNPFRAEASQILSALCERLMDFDENVRKRVVAVICDVACHALNAIPLETMKFVAERLRDKSVCISKFCYLFIYIFVINLFVDLDYGISFPFFTLHLQLLVKKYTMERLAEVYRVYCEKSCDIANLNEYYWIPGKIIRCFYDKDFRSDIIESILCGSLFPVEFSISDIVKHWVGIFSGFDKVEVKALEKILEQKQRLQQEMQKYLSLRQMHQERDVPEVQKKIIFCFRVMSHLFADPIKAEESFQILDQLKDANIWKILANLVDPNTSLHQARSYRDGMLAILGVKHRLYEFLNTFSMKCSYVLFNKEHVKEIFVEIVAQKSAENAQRTQSCMNLLVIIARFCPLLLNGSEGELMNLLKDNNDTIKVGALNALAKAGATIRKQLSAKSSSVDLMLETLCLEGSRRQAKYAVHALAAITKDDGLKSLSVLYKKLVNMLEEKTHLPAVLQSLGCIAQTAMPVFETRENEIKEFIINKLLKSDGKDHTRTSWGDKSDLCMLKIYGIKTLVKSYLPFNDAHVRLDIESLLDILRKMLSYGEISKDLQSSPVDKAHLRLASAKAVIRLSRVWDQKIPVDIFYLTLRVSEISFPQAKKVFLNKVHQYVKDRLLDAKYACAFLYNIFGSKPHEFAEAKQNLADIIQMLYQAKARQIPVQSDSSSLTIYPEYILPYLVHTLAHNSCPSVEECKDVGAYDNIYRQLYLILSILLQRDEGARSEVTTNKEKEIISTITSIFKSIKLSEDTVDTSKTKISHTICDLGLAITKRLVLKDVDLQELSHLMSLPPMLYKAFEKKEGGDTMVSEVKSWVVDDTALAHFESLELEMVQSQSAEDEASKDNEENKIPLGVMLKQIKSQRINGKKVKKIKSVPAETEKVENDFSILNTARQTNLDNLGSPTNVEQCNGHEHSLSKKTTEDPEHATGQKRKTGEITPAPLSKRSRPSSARGKLRLSTTTLKASRRVSGENSPRAKLVLDADINTDTDSDMQKITLKDFLVSSSKQKVKGSESYHSNESNKHDEYDMKSHDDLEQSEKTTSNNFKSATCVGKKNKRKSTAGLTKCTMKKGEIDPEDLIGCRIKIWWPTDKKFYEGTIKSYDCLKKKHVILYDDGDVEILRLDKERWKLLDKGRKSTKKIKRLSLETFGRKHNGSPSKKKKKIVNDKQSPSKPVKPRKKYASKSDIHREEAKETSELSNHEETMTSKADEMNSEVELASGSDEITTKGKKSNKKVRSVSKRKKLKKTKNFRNMGESDEDNQDYSERSSEDRESVPQYSSDERNADETTEASRENVNDEEESESEEDQDNSNEGDSPGETNKSHIEPSSSDDVSIADISDDAPLSKWKCQTGKKSSGKTR, encoded by the exons ATGGCCGAAAAGGGTTACCTGCAACTGAAGGAGCTAGGATCCAAGCTCGATACCGTTCCATCTTCCAAAGACGCTCTCATCAAGCTcttgaag CAAGCAACCACATGCCTTGCGGAGTTGGATCAATCACCTTTGACTACAACACGGGATTCAATGAATCCCTTTTTTAATGCAATTGTTAAGCCAGCATTGCTGAACCACCAAGATAAAGATGTCAGACTTCTGGTTGCAACATGTATTAGTGAGATAACTCGGATCACCGCACCTGAAGCTCCTTATAATGATGAAATTTTAAAG GATACCTTTCGATTGACTGTGAGCACTTTTAGTGGTCTAAGTGATACTAGTGGTCTATCATTTGGACGGAGAGTTGTTATATTGGAGACTCTTGCAAAGTATAGGTCGTGTGTTGTGATGTTGGACCTTGAATGTGATGATTTGGTCTATGAAATATTCAGTACTTTTGTTGCAGTTGCCAG AGATGATCATCCAGAAAGTGTCCTGTCATCCATGCAAACTATAATGGTGGTTCTCTTAGAAGAGAGTGAGGATGTTCGCGAGGATCTGTTATCTATTTTACTCTCTACATTAGGCCGTGGAAATAAA GATGTTACTATGGCTGCAAGAAGACTTGCCATGAATGTCATACAGCAATGCATGGGAAGACTTGAACCCAGCATCAAACAACTTTTGCTATCGTTAATGTCTGGAGATAGCAAGCTAGTAAACAATCAAATTGAATACCATGGAATTATCTATGATCTGTATTGTTGTGCTCCTCAGATCCTATTTGGAGTTCTCCCTTATGTGACCGGAGAACTACTG ACTAACCAGTTGGAAACCCGTTTGAAAGCAATGAACCTGGTTGGCGATATGATTTCTATTCCCGGAACTTCCATTCCTGAAGCATTTCAGCCTATATTTTCAGAATTCTTAAAGAGGTTGTCTGATAGAGTTGTTGAGGTTCGCATGTCTGCCCTTGAGCATGTAAAGAACTGTCTGCTGTTGAATCCTTTTAGAGCCGAAGCTTCTCAAATATTAT CTGCCCTTTGCGAACGGCTGATGGATTTTGATGAAAATGTTCGAAAGCGTGTTGTGGCTGTTATATGTGATGTGGCATGTCATGCCCTAAATGCAATTCCACTTGAAACGATGAAATTTGTAGCGGAACGGCTTCGCGATAAATCTGTATGTATATCTAaattttgttatttatttatttatattttcgTGATAAATCTATTTGTTGATTTAGACTATGGTATCTCATTTCCCTTTTTTACTTTACATTTGCAGCTACTTGTTAAAAAGTATACTATGGAGAGGTTGGCTGAAGTGTATAGAGTTTATTGTGAGAAAAGCTGTGACATAGCCAATCTCAATGAATATTACTGGATTCCTGGGAAGATCATTAGATGTTTCTATGACAAAGATTTCAG ATCTGATATAATTGAATCTATTTTATGCGGATCCCTATTTCCAGTTGAGTTTTCAATTAGTGATATTGTTAAACATTGGGTTGGGATTTTCTCTGGTTTTGATAAAGTGGAGGTCAAGGCTCTTGAAAAGATATTAGAGCAGAAACAAAG GTTACAGCAAGAGATGCAGAAGTATCTGTCTCTGAGGCAGATGCATCAG GAAAGAGATGTTCCCGAGGTCCAGAAAAAGATTATTTTCTGTTTCAGAGTAATGTCCCATTTGTTTGCTGACCCCATAAAGGCTGAAGAGAGTTTCCAGATTCTCGATCAATTAAAAGATGCTAATATTTGGAAGATTTTGGCAAATCTTGTTGATCCAAATACTAGCCTCCATCAAGCACGCTCCTATCGG GATGGTATGCTTGCAATACTTGGCGTAAAACACCGTCTCTATGAATTTCTGAATACATTCTCTATGAAGTGCTCCTATGTGCTTTTCAACAAGGAGCATGTAAAAGAAATTTTTGTAGAAATAGTAGCTCAAAAATCTGCAGAGAATGCTCAGCGTACACAGTCTTGCATGAATTTATTGGTG ATAATTGCTCGTTTCTGTCCATTGCTTCTTAATGGCAGTGAGGGGGAACTGATGAATCTACTGAAGGATAACAATGACACTATTAAAGTAGGTGCTCTTAATGCTTTAGCTAAGGCCGGCGCTACTATTCGTAAACAACTTTCAGCCAAGTCAAG TTCGGTAGACCTTATGTTGGAGACATTATGTTTAGAAGGCAGTCGAAGGCAGGCAAAATATGCTGTCCATGCATTGGCTGCGATAACAAAGGATGACGGCCTCAAGTCTCTTTCTGTTCTATACAAG AAACTTGTAAATATGCTAGAAGAAAAAACACATCTGCCTGCAGTACTGCAGTCCCTGGGGTGTATAGCGCAGACCGCAATGCCTGTTTTTGAAACTAGAGAGAATGAGATTAAAGAATTTATAATAAACAAGCTTCTGAAAAGCGACGGT AAAGATCACACTAGAACATCTTGGGGTGATAAAAGCGATCTCTGTATGTTGAAG ATATATGGTATTAAAACCTTAGTAAAGAGCTACCTGCCTTTCAATGATGCTCATGTTCGTCTTGATATTGAGAGTCTTCTGGATATCCTTAGGAAGATGCTATCTTATGGTGAAATATCAAAAGACCTACAATCAAG TCCAGTTGATAAGGCTCATTTGAGGCTTGCTTCCGCAAAGGCTGTTATTCGTTTGTCAAGGGTTTGGGATCAAAAGATACCCGTTGATATTTTCTACTTAACTTTAAGGGTATCTGAG ATAAGCTTTCCTCAAGCTAAGAAGGTTTTTTTAAACAAAGTTCACCAATATGTTAAAGACCGCCTTTTGGATGCTAAATATGCATGTGCTTTCTTATACAACATATTTGGATCCAAGCCACATGAATTTGCAGAG GCTAAACAGAATCTGGCAGACATTATTCAAATGCTCTACCAGGCAAAGGCACGGCAAATTCCAGTGCAATCAGATTCAAGTTCTTTGACCATATACCCTGAATACATTCTTCCGTACCTCGTTCATACACTTGCTCATAACTCATGTCCCAGTGTTGAGGAGTGCAAGGATGTTGGAGCATATGATAATATATACCG GCAGTTGTACTTGATACTGTCAATATTACTTCAACGAGATGAAGGTGCCAGATCAGAAGTAACCACtaacaaagaaaaagaaatcatATCCACTATCACTTCAATCTTTAAGAGTATCAAACTCTCCGAAGATACGGTTGACACATCAAAGACAAAG ATTTCTCATACAATATGTGACCTTGGGTTAGCAATAACTAAACGATTAGTGCTGAAGGATGTTGATCTGCAAGAGTTGTCCCATTTGATGTCTCTACCTCCAATGCTATACAAAGCATTTGAGAAGAAGGAAGGAGGTGACACTATG GTAAGTGAAGTGAAAAGCTGGGTTGTGGATGATACCGCCTTGGCTCACTTTGAATCTCTTGAGCTAGAAATG GTCCAATCCCAATCAGCGGAGGATGAAGCTTCAAAGGATAATGAAGAAAACAAAATACCTTTGGGAGTGATGTTGAAGCAAATCAAATCTCAGAGAATTAATGGTAAAAAGGTGAAAAAGATTAAGTCTGTGCCAGCTGAAACAGAAAAGGTTGAAAATGATTTTTCTATCTTGAATACGGCCAGACAAACCAACTTGGACAACTTGGGGTCACCTACTAATGTTGAACAATGTAATGGTCATGAACATTCTTTAAGTAAGAAAACAACGGAGGATCCAGAGCATGCTACAGGTCAAAAAAGAAAAACCGGTGAAATAACACCTGCTCCACTGTCTAAACGTAGTAGGCCTTCCTCTGCTCGTGGTAAACTGAGATTGTCAACTACTACATTAAAGGCATCTCGAAGAGTATCAGGGGAAAACTCCCCTCGAGCAAAATTAGTGTTGGATGCAGATATTAACACTGATACAGATAGTGACATGCAGAAAATAACGCTCAAAGACTTCTTAGTGTCCTCATCAAAACAAAAGGTTAAGGGCTCGGAAAGCTATCACAGTAATGAGTCGAATAAACATGATGAATATGACATGAAG AGTCATGATGATTTGGAACAAAGTGAAAAGACTACAAGTAATAATTTCAAGTCAGCCACATGTGTTGGTAAGAAGAATAAAAGAAAAAGTACTGCAGGATTGACAAAG TGCACAATGAAGAAAGGTGAAATTGATCCTGAAGATCTAATTGGTTGCAGAATCAAAATTTGGTGGCCTACGGACAAGAA ATTTTATGAAGGAACTATCAAGTCTTATGATTGTTTAAAAAAGAAGCATGTG ATATTATATGATGATGGAGATGTAGAAATACTTCGTTTGGACAAGGAGCGCTGGAAGCTTTTGGACAAGGGTCGTAAATCTACTAAG AAGATAAAACGCTTATCACTTGAGAC TTTTGGGCGCAAACATAATGGTTCACCAagtaaaaagaaaaagaaaat AGTTAATGATAAACAATCTCCAAGCAAGCCTGTAAAACCTAGAAAAAAATATGCATCGAAAAGTGATATCCATCGGGAGGAGGCCAAAGAGACATCTGAGTTATCAAACCATGAAGAGACCATGACTTCCAAAGCTGATGAGATGAACTCAG AAGTGGAACTGGCATCAGGGTCCGACGAAATCACAACAAAGGGGAAGAAATCTAACAAGAAAGTGAGATCAGTTTCCAAAAGAAAGAAGCTCAAGAAAACCAAGAACTTTCGTAATATGGGAGAATCAGATGAAGATAATCAGGATTATAGTGAGAGGAGTTCTGAAGATCGAGAGAGTGTCCCGCAATATAGCTCAGACGAGAGGAATGCGGATGAAACAACTGAAGCTTCGAGGGAAAATGTTAACGACGAAGAAGAATCGGAGTCTGAAGAGGATCAAGATAACAGCAACGAGGGTGATAGTCCTGGAGAAACAAATAAATCACATATAGAGCCATCAAGTTCTGATGACGTCAGCATTGCTGATATTTCTGACGACGCTCCTCTG AGCAAATGGAAGTGTCAAACGGGGAAGAAAAGTTCAGGAAAAACGCGATGA
- the LOC127138282 gene encoding sister chromatid cohesion protein PDS5 homolog A isoform X1, protein MAEKGYLQLKELGSKLDTVPSSKDALIKLLKQATTCLAELDQSPLTTTRDSMNPFFNAIVKPALLNHQDKDVRLLVATCISEITRITAPEAPYNDEILKDTFRLTVSTFSGLSDTSGLSFGRRVVILETLAKYRSCVVMLDLECDDLVYEIFSTFVAVARDDHPESVLSSMQTIMVVLLEESEDVREDLLSILLSTLGRGNKDVTMAARRLAMNVIQQCMGRLEPSIKQLLLSLMSGDSKLVNNQIEYHGIIYDLYCCAPQILFGVLPYVTGELLTNQLETRLKAMNLVGDMISIPGTSIPEAFQPIFSEFLKRLSDRVVEVRMSALEHVKNCLLLNPFRAEASQILSALCERLMDFDENVRKRVVAVICDVACHALNAIPLETMKFVAERLRDKSVCISKFCYLFIYIFVINLFVDLDYGISFPFFTLHLQLLVKKYTMERLAEVYRVYCEKSCDIANLNEYYWIPGKIIRCFYDKDFRSDIIESILCGSLFPVEFSISDIVKHWVGIFSGFDKVEVKALEKILEQKQRLQQEMQKYLSLRQMHQERDVPEVQKKIIFCFRVMSHLFADPIKAEESFQILDQLKDANIWKILANLVDPNTSLHQARSYRDGMLAILGVKHRLYEFLNTFSMKCSYVLFNKEHVKEIFVEIVAQKSAENAQRTQSCMNLLVIIARFCPLLLNGSEGELMNLLKDNNDTIKVGALNALAKAGATIRKQLSAKSSSVDLMLETLCLEGSRRQAKYAVHALAAITKDDGLKSLSVLYKKLVNMLEEKTHLPAVLQSLGCIAQTAMPVFETRENEIKEFIINKLLKSDGKDHTRTSWGDKSDLCMLKIYGIKTLVKSYLPFNDAHVRLDIESLLDILRKMLSYGEISKDLQSSPVDKAHLRLASAKAVIRLSRVWDQKIPVDIFYLTLRVSEISFPQAKKVFLNKVHQYVKDRLLDAKYACAFLYNIFGSKPHEFAEAKQNLADIIQMLYQAKARQIPVQSDSSSLTIYPEYILPYLVHTLAHNSCPSVEECKDVGAYDNIYRQLYLILSILLQRDEGARSEVTTNKEKEIISTITSIFKSIKLSEDTVDTSKTKISHTICDLGLAITKRLVLKDVDLQELSHLMSLPPMLYKAFEKKEGGDTMVSEVKSWVVDDTALAHFESLELEMVQSQSAEDEASKDNEENKIPLGVMLKQIKSQRINGKKVKKIKSVPAETEKVENDFSILNTARQTNLDNLGSPTNVEQCNGHEHSLSKKTTEDPEHATGQKRKTGEITPAPLSKRSRPSSARGKLRLSTTTLKASRRVSGENSPRAKLVLDADINTDTDSDMQKITLKDFLVSSSKQKVKGSESYHSNESNKHDEYDMKSHDDLEQSEKTTSNNFKSATCVGKKNKRKSTAGLTKCTMKKGEIDPEDLIGCRIKIWWPTDKKFYEGTIKSYDCLKKKHVILYDDGDVEILRLDKERWKLLDKGRKSTKKIKRLSLETFGRKHNGSPSKKKKKIVNDKQSPSKPVKPRKKYASKSDIHREEAKETSELSNHEETMTSKADEMNSGGSEVELASGSDEITTKGKKSNKKVRSVSKRKKLKKTKNFRNMGESDEDNQDYSERSSEDRESVPQYSSDERNADETTEASRENVNDEEESESEEDQDNSNEGDSPGETNKSHIEPSSSDDVSIADISDDAPLSKWKCQTGKKSSGKTR, encoded by the exons ATGGCCGAAAAGGGTTACCTGCAACTGAAGGAGCTAGGATCCAAGCTCGATACCGTTCCATCTTCCAAAGACGCTCTCATCAAGCTcttgaag CAAGCAACCACATGCCTTGCGGAGTTGGATCAATCACCTTTGACTACAACACGGGATTCAATGAATCCCTTTTTTAATGCAATTGTTAAGCCAGCATTGCTGAACCACCAAGATAAAGATGTCAGACTTCTGGTTGCAACATGTATTAGTGAGATAACTCGGATCACCGCACCTGAAGCTCCTTATAATGATGAAATTTTAAAG GATACCTTTCGATTGACTGTGAGCACTTTTAGTGGTCTAAGTGATACTAGTGGTCTATCATTTGGACGGAGAGTTGTTATATTGGAGACTCTTGCAAAGTATAGGTCGTGTGTTGTGATGTTGGACCTTGAATGTGATGATTTGGTCTATGAAATATTCAGTACTTTTGTTGCAGTTGCCAG AGATGATCATCCAGAAAGTGTCCTGTCATCCATGCAAACTATAATGGTGGTTCTCTTAGAAGAGAGTGAGGATGTTCGCGAGGATCTGTTATCTATTTTACTCTCTACATTAGGCCGTGGAAATAAA GATGTTACTATGGCTGCAAGAAGACTTGCCATGAATGTCATACAGCAATGCATGGGAAGACTTGAACCCAGCATCAAACAACTTTTGCTATCGTTAATGTCTGGAGATAGCAAGCTAGTAAACAATCAAATTGAATACCATGGAATTATCTATGATCTGTATTGTTGTGCTCCTCAGATCCTATTTGGAGTTCTCCCTTATGTGACCGGAGAACTACTG ACTAACCAGTTGGAAACCCGTTTGAAAGCAATGAACCTGGTTGGCGATATGATTTCTATTCCCGGAACTTCCATTCCTGAAGCATTTCAGCCTATATTTTCAGAATTCTTAAAGAGGTTGTCTGATAGAGTTGTTGAGGTTCGCATGTCTGCCCTTGAGCATGTAAAGAACTGTCTGCTGTTGAATCCTTTTAGAGCCGAAGCTTCTCAAATATTAT CTGCCCTTTGCGAACGGCTGATGGATTTTGATGAAAATGTTCGAAAGCGTGTTGTGGCTGTTATATGTGATGTGGCATGTCATGCCCTAAATGCAATTCCACTTGAAACGATGAAATTTGTAGCGGAACGGCTTCGCGATAAATCTGTATGTATATCTAaattttgttatttatttatttatattttcgTGATAAATCTATTTGTTGATTTAGACTATGGTATCTCATTTCCCTTTTTTACTTTACATTTGCAGCTACTTGTTAAAAAGTATACTATGGAGAGGTTGGCTGAAGTGTATAGAGTTTATTGTGAGAAAAGCTGTGACATAGCCAATCTCAATGAATATTACTGGATTCCTGGGAAGATCATTAGATGTTTCTATGACAAAGATTTCAG ATCTGATATAATTGAATCTATTTTATGCGGATCCCTATTTCCAGTTGAGTTTTCAATTAGTGATATTGTTAAACATTGGGTTGGGATTTTCTCTGGTTTTGATAAAGTGGAGGTCAAGGCTCTTGAAAAGATATTAGAGCAGAAACAAAG GTTACAGCAAGAGATGCAGAAGTATCTGTCTCTGAGGCAGATGCATCAG GAAAGAGATGTTCCCGAGGTCCAGAAAAAGATTATTTTCTGTTTCAGAGTAATGTCCCATTTGTTTGCTGACCCCATAAAGGCTGAAGAGAGTTTCCAGATTCTCGATCAATTAAAAGATGCTAATATTTGGAAGATTTTGGCAAATCTTGTTGATCCAAATACTAGCCTCCATCAAGCACGCTCCTATCGG GATGGTATGCTTGCAATACTTGGCGTAAAACACCGTCTCTATGAATTTCTGAATACATTCTCTATGAAGTGCTCCTATGTGCTTTTCAACAAGGAGCATGTAAAAGAAATTTTTGTAGAAATAGTAGCTCAAAAATCTGCAGAGAATGCTCAGCGTACACAGTCTTGCATGAATTTATTGGTG ATAATTGCTCGTTTCTGTCCATTGCTTCTTAATGGCAGTGAGGGGGAACTGATGAATCTACTGAAGGATAACAATGACACTATTAAAGTAGGTGCTCTTAATGCTTTAGCTAAGGCCGGCGCTACTATTCGTAAACAACTTTCAGCCAAGTCAAG TTCGGTAGACCTTATGTTGGAGACATTATGTTTAGAAGGCAGTCGAAGGCAGGCAAAATATGCTGTCCATGCATTGGCTGCGATAACAAAGGATGACGGCCTCAAGTCTCTTTCTGTTCTATACAAG AAACTTGTAAATATGCTAGAAGAAAAAACACATCTGCCTGCAGTACTGCAGTCCCTGGGGTGTATAGCGCAGACCGCAATGCCTGTTTTTGAAACTAGAGAGAATGAGATTAAAGAATTTATAATAAACAAGCTTCTGAAAAGCGACGGT AAAGATCACACTAGAACATCTTGGGGTGATAAAAGCGATCTCTGTATGTTGAAG ATATATGGTATTAAAACCTTAGTAAAGAGCTACCTGCCTTTCAATGATGCTCATGTTCGTCTTGATATTGAGAGTCTTCTGGATATCCTTAGGAAGATGCTATCTTATGGTGAAATATCAAAAGACCTACAATCAAG TCCAGTTGATAAGGCTCATTTGAGGCTTGCTTCCGCAAAGGCTGTTATTCGTTTGTCAAGGGTTTGGGATCAAAAGATACCCGTTGATATTTTCTACTTAACTTTAAGGGTATCTGAG ATAAGCTTTCCTCAAGCTAAGAAGGTTTTTTTAAACAAAGTTCACCAATATGTTAAAGACCGCCTTTTGGATGCTAAATATGCATGTGCTTTCTTATACAACATATTTGGATCCAAGCCACATGAATTTGCAGAG GCTAAACAGAATCTGGCAGACATTATTCAAATGCTCTACCAGGCAAAGGCACGGCAAATTCCAGTGCAATCAGATTCAAGTTCTTTGACCATATACCCTGAATACATTCTTCCGTACCTCGTTCATACACTTGCTCATAACTCATGTCCCAGTGTTGAGGAGTGCAAGGATGTTGGAGCATATGATAATATATACCG GCAGTTGTACTTGATACTGTCAATATTACTTCAACGAGATGAAGGTGCCAGATCAGAAGTAACCACtaacaaagaaaaagaaatcatATCCACTATCACTTCAATCTTTAAGAGTATCAAACTCTCCGAAGATACGGTTGACACATCAAAGACAAAG ATTTCTCATACAATATGTGACCTTGGGTTAGCAATAACTAAACGATTAGTGCTGAAGGATGTTGATCTGCAAGAGTTGTCCCATTTGATGTCTCTACCTCCAATGCTATACAAAGCATTTGAGAAGAAGGAAGGAGGTGACACTATG GTAAGTGAAGTGAAAAGCTGGGTTGTGGATGATACCGCCTTGGCTCACTTTGAATCTCTTGAGCTAGAAATG GTCCAATCCCAATCAGCGGAGGATGAAGCTTCAAAGGATAATGAAGAAAACAAAATACCTTTGGGAGTGATGTTGAAGCAAATCAAATCTCAGAGAATTAATGGTAAAAAGGTGAAAAAGATTAAGTCTGTGCCAGCTGAAACAGAAAAGGTTGAAAATGATTTTTCTATCTTGAATACGGCCAGACAAACCAACTTGGACAACTTGGGGTCACCTACTAATGTTGAACAATGTAATGGTCATGAACATTCTTTAAGTAAGAAAACAACGGAGGATCCAGAGCATGCTACAGGTCAAAAAAGAAAAACCGGTGAAATAACACCTGCTCCACTGTCTAAACGTAGTAGGCCTTCCTCTGCTCGTGGTAAACTGAGATTGTCAACTACTACATTAAAGGCATCTCGAAGAGTATCAGGGGAAAACTCCCCTCGAGCAAAATTAGTGTTGGATGCAGATATTAACACTGATACAGATAGTGACATGCAGAAAATAACGCTCAAAGACTTCTTAGTGTCCTCATCAAAACAAAAGGTTAAGGGCTCGGAAAGCTATCACAGTAATGAGTCGAATAAACATGATGAATATGACATGAAG AGTCATGATGATTTGGAACAAAGTGAAAAGACTACAAGTAATAATTTCAAGTCAGCCACATGTGTTGGTAAGAAGAATAAAAGAAAAAGTACTGCAGGATTGACAAAG TGCACAATGAAGAAAGGTGAAATTGATCCTGAAGATCTAATTGGTTGCAGAATCAAAATTTGGTGGCCTACGGACAAGAA ATTTTATGAAGGAACTATCAAGTCTTATGATTGTTTAAAAAAGAAGCATGTG ATATTATATGATGATGGAGATGTAGAAATACTTCGTTTGGACAAGGAGCGCTGGAAGCTTTTGGACAAGGGTCGTAAATCTACTAAG AAGATAAAACGCTTATCACTTGAGAC TTTTGGGCGCAAACATAATGGTTCACCAagtaaaaagaaaaagaaaat AGTTAATGATAAACAATCTCCAAGCAAGCCTGTAAAACCTAGAAAAAAATATGCATCGAAAAGTGATATCCATCGGGAGGAGGCCAAAGAGACATCTGAGTTATCAAACCATGAAGAGACCATGACTTCCAAAGCTGATGAGATGAACTCAG GTGGTTCAGAAGTGGAACTGGCATCAGGGTCCGACGAAATCACAACAAAGGGGAAGAAATCTAACAAGAAAGTGAGATCAGTTTCCAAAAGAAAGAAGCTCAAGAAAACCAAGAACTTTCGTAATATGGGAGAATCAGATGAAGATAATCAGGATTATAGTGAGAGGAGTTCTGAAGATCGAGAGAGTGTCCCGCAATATAGCTCAGACGAGAGGAATGCGGATGAAACAACTGAAGCTTCGAGGGAAAATGTTAACGACGAAGAAGAATCGGAGTCTGAAGAGGATCAAGATAACAGCAACGAGGGTGATAGTCCTGGAGAAACAAATAAATCACATATAGAGCCATCAAGTTCTGATGACGTCAGCATTGCTGATATTTCTGACGACGCTCCTCTG AGCAAATGGAAGTGTCAAACGGGGAAGAAAAGTTCAGGAAAAACGCGATGA